GGATGATGAAGAACCAGAATATGCTACACAAAATGAAAGTAAATCATATGAAGAAAAACCAATAGATGATTTAGATAGATCGAATTCTGAAGCATATTCCGAATCACAACAAAAATATGACAATGTTAGTGAAAAAATGGAAACAGGTACTCAGTTAACATTATCTACAGAAGCTACAGGTGCTGTTCAGCAAGTTACAAAACTTAGTGAACCTGCACATGAAGAAAGTATTTATAACACATATAGATCAGTTACTCCATGTGATATGAATAAAGTTGATGAAACTGCAAAAGTTTTTTCAAGGAGATGCGGATGTGATCTTGGAGATCGTCATGATGAAAATACCTGCAAAATATGTAGAAAAATTGATTTATCTGACACACCTTTGTTGAACTAAAATGTAATTCATAAAAAGAAAGTAATGCATATTTTGATAAGAATTATATAGGTTTATGAAATATGTTTATACAGATTaacatacttttttttttaatatttctaataAGGTTATAAATACTTTTCTGACATTATACGTAATCATATATCtttaattgtttttattatatccatatttattaattcaatGTAAAATAATGTTTACAGTTTTGtaatacattatttttacattattcCGTTGTTGATATAACAAATTTACatgtttatatttaataaagatTTATACAggtgcaaaaaaaaaaaatgtattcaatgaaattaaaattaagttttgatcatatttttacttaataaaaattatataatctaattaaaattaataaaagataaatactaaaataaaatagaaataaaaatattttcatcgttattattattatttcattttatctttttattttttttttatttttttttttaccttttttttttttagattatttaattatgCGAATGAAAatagttttaatttttagaattattattttattttatttcatatcaaatgcattaaataattatttaatttcctTAATTTTTTACAGCCGCTTTATCAGTGAATAATAATTGTAAGCTTCAATATccatttgtttattttttttttttattaattatattttttttttttttttttgttgaaaAAATTTTGTGCTTCAATTTTACGCTgcatatttctttttatatgttGTATATGTTGACTTACAACCATATATATGCAATGCATACATTATAAACATTTGGTGctttaaaagtaaataaaaacgaaaaaaaaaaaaaaaatacttttattttccatCTACaaactttattttaatggttaataattatttataatgtaaacaaaaaaaaaaaagatgtttCCATGAAACTCGAATTatgatatataaaaacaaaaaataaattatatatttataatgtaAAATACTAAAACGCATtaatacttatatatattttaatatataaagtattaaaaatataattgtgtactaaaaatattatataaaattggtaggaacaaaaaagaataaaaaaagaataagcAAACATAtatagcaaaaaaaaaaaaaaaacaaaaaaaaaaagacggcaaaaaaaaaaaaattatcgtTTTGTTAATAATAGATAATGTGCATACATAAACTGGCAATATCCTCTTTATTTCGAGATATTATATACTACTAttaacattaattttttttgatttataatggtttatcattattttatttaattcagaTAAACCAAAATTTTCTATCAGCTCATTTGTTTCTTCTTCTTTCAATCCACAGTAATTAGCCATATTAGCAAactgaaaaaatatatatatatatatatatatatattattatattttttcctttatatttacattaaAATGTGGGTCATCATTgctttgttttattttttggaTAAGGATGTTTATCTATAAATaggtaaaaataaattttcataatttttataattcatttttatgattaattccctttttttttttttttaaccatATGTAATAAATGAGTGGGATTGCAAAAGTATGTGTGAGTTTTATAATCAACAACAACAATTTTGTCACAAtgatttttaaaagaattattttgatatttttctttagtttcctatataaaatatttattagtaATTTTGCTAATATTTGTgaatagaaataatatacatagatattaaaatattatttgtaaTTTCAATTAAGttaataattcatatttataaaagttttaaagtttcatcatttatattttacctCATAAATTTCATATAATTCCTCTAATTTAATGTGATTTAAGAGAAAAtggttattttttatttctttcaaCTTGTTAAAGTCATCATTAGTATCGTTCATATtaaataaacatttttttatcttagcATCACTTTTCATTAGAtcatcattaatttttttatcattttcttcataatATTCTTCCACTTGATTTATTTTCTGAGCTAAATATATAAGCATAAATGTATTTCTTATTAactcaaaaaataaaaacgctatatattttaaaaatcacatattaattattttactttattattttatcttattttattttttgtttgcTATAATAGAATATGATATATTAACCTGCTATTTCAACTTTTACAAATTCATTATGTAATGTTGCCTCAACatttttacatattaaaTTAACGCGGGATATATCATTATTCttgttaaatataaaaaaaaaaaaattataaattattttattagcAATATTGAgaacttaaattttttttttgtttaatgtTATTTCACCAATTCTATTTCTTCCTTTTCCATACATTTTAATTGTTTGCAGATATATTCTATTTCTGATATTAACTAAATACAaagattatatatattatagcatctcattaaaaataaagaaataagaaaaaaaaaatatttatttgaatagtataaatttatattttacaaataaaatagtTTTATATAGTTacttccttttcttttttttgcaaTTCGCTTTCAGTGgtttttaattcttcaatTTGAATATTAATTAAACGATTTTTTGATTCTAAAtcatttatttgatttaGTAATTTCTCTAATCCTCCGtccattttaaaaaatatgtaaatgtaaaattaagagacttaaaaaaatttcaaaattttttcctatagacaataaaaaaaaatttcttaataata
The sequence above is drawn from the Plasmodium relictum strain SGS1 genome assembly, chromosome: 14 genome and encodes:
- the GAP45 gene encoding glideosome-associated protein 45, putative; the protein is MGNACKKNKAKDPKRKDIDELAERERLEKEAEKQREEHPEEVEEQNEEPPEEPPENEEQDDEQEDNKDDEEPEYATQNESKSYEEKPIDDLDRSNSEAYSESQQKYDNVSEKMETGTQLTLSTEATGAVQQVTKLSEPAHEESIYNTYRSVTPCDMNKVDETAKVFSRRCGCDLGDRHDENTCKICRKIDLSDTPLLN